One region of Fibrobacter sp. genomic DNA includes:
- the sfsA gene encoding DNA/RNA nuclease SfsA, which produces MRYENIVQGKFLSRPNRFIAHVEIDGVDTVVHVKNTGRCKELLVPGCTVYLEKSSNPARKTPYDLIAVEKVVTISSAVKTILINMDSQAPNKVAGEWIRSHQELFPEITFLKPEYTFGNSRFDFYVEYKGAGRTKAAREKLHKMFIEVKGCTLEFDGHAKFPDAPTERGVKHLTELADILREKRAADDGTEYECGILFLIQMKGCHKFSPNVATHPEFGTALKNAQDAGVHIFVYDCKVTPDTLIADAPVSLEL; this is translated from the coding sequence ATGCGGTACGAAAATATTGTTCAAGGCAAGTTCCTGTCTCGCCCAAACCGCTTCATTGCCCATGTGGAAATCGATGGCGTTGATACGGTGGTTCATGTAAAGAATACAGGGCGTTGTAAGGAACTTCTTGTTCCTGGATGTACCGTCTACCTGGAAAAATCCAGCAATCCCGCCCGCAAGACTCCTTACGACTTGATCGCTGTGGAAAAAGTCGTGACGATTTCATCTGCGGTCAAGACAATTCTAATCAACATGGACAGTCAGGCGCCCAATAAGGTTGCCGGCGAATGGATTCGTTCCCATCAGGAATTGTTTCCGGAGATTACCTTTCTAAAACCGGAATACACCTTCGGTAATTCCCGTTTTGACTTTTACGTAGAGTACAAGGGTGCAGGCCGCACTAAGGCCGCTCGCGAAAAACTTCACAAAATGTTCATCGAGGTGAAGGGCTGTACTCTGGAATTTGACGGTCATGCGAAATTCCCCGATGCACCTACGGAACGTGGCGTTAAACACCTGACAGAACTGGCGGATATTCTGCGTGAGAAACGTGCCGCAGATGATGGAACGGAATACGAATGCGGTATACTGTTTTTAATACAGATGAAGGGCTGCCACAAGTTTTCTCCCAATGTGGCAACGCACCCAGAATTTGGAACTGCATTAAAAAACGCCCAAGATGCGGGCGTTCATATTTTCGTTTATGATTGTAAGGTGACGCCGGATACCTTAATTGCCGATGCTCCCGTATCCTTGGAACTTTAA
- a CDS encoding sensor histidine kinase produces MDQNQSEHHDNFLKKFFQKQKVRLSSLQEARFERSERELIEILGDDGDDSGRFPAPGILVGILTWIFIIFFPLMMILDPAEHMGTPVNIRNITGFYVPLFATLLVFVANQRLLVPRFFFRKKYWKYLGANTLLLSIAFVSKELVGFLVVREPGQGIAYFVSDFAFAQGRDHFIWMLVTFFIFVVMICLICIMISVFSRQIIKSFILREKRRSALQNELDFLKQQLSPHFLFNTLNNISSLISFDPKLAESSMTKLSGLLRVMLYQTGDNFVQLKEDVDILEKYADLEKLRMDENFDFSFKVNLENPNRQIEPLIMMPLMENSMKHCVNPNGKSFAHIEINQTGDELCFRAENSNFPRKSQRSSSGLGLATFKKRLDLMYEGRYTYETKVENETYICQLKLTLK; encoded by the coding sequence ATGGACCAAAATCAATCAGAACATCATGACAATTTCCTGAAAAAGTTCTTTCAAAAGCAGAAAGTTAGGCTTTCTTCTCTGCAAGAGGCTCGATTTGAAAGAAGTGAAAGGGAGCTGATAGAAATCCTTGGCGATGACGGCGATGATTCCGGACGATTCCCTGCGCCGGGAATTCTGGTCGGAATCCTTACTTGGATCTTTATCATTTTTTTCCCCCTCATGATGATTTTGGATCCGGCGGAACACATGGGAACTCCTGTGAACATTCGCAATATCACCGGATTTTATGTTCCTTTGTTTGCAACGCTCTTAGTGTTCGTTGCCAATCAGCGATTGCTTGTACCTCGGTTCTTCTTTAGAAAAAAATACTGGAAGTACCTTGGCGCGAATACGCTTCTTTTGTCTATAGCCTTTGTTTCCAAGGAACTGGTCGGCTTTCTTGTTGTTCGTGAACCAGGTCAGGGTATTGCTTACTTTGTTAGTGATTTTGCCTTTGCCCAAGGGCGTGATCACTTTATCTGGATGCTTGTAACGTTCTTTATCTTTGTTGTCATGATTTGCCTTATTTGCATCATGATCAGTGTATTTTCCAGACAAATTATCAAATCCTTTATCTTGCGTGAAAAACGTCGTTCTGCCTTGCAGAATGAACTTGATTTTCTAAAGCAGCAGTTGAGTCCTCACTTCCTGTTCAATACGTTGAACAACATATCATCACTGATTTCCTTTGACCCCAAGCTTGCAGAAAGTTCCATGACAAAACTTTCCGGGCTTTTGCGAGTGATGCTTTACCAGACGGGGGATAATTTTGTACAGCTAAAGGAAGATGTGGACATTCTGGAAAAGTATGCAGATCTTGAAAAACTCAGGATGGATGAAAACTTTGATTTTTCGTTCAAGGTGAACCTGGAAAATCCCAACAGGCAGATAGAACCCTTGATTATGATGCCCTTGATGGAAAATTCCATGAAGCACTGCGTTAATCCTAACGGAAAAAGCTTTGCCCATATAGAGATTAATCAAACGGGTGATGAACTTTGTTTTAGGGCGGAGAACAGCAACTTTCCTCGAAAGTCGCAACGTTCTTCAAGTGGGCTTGGATTGGCCACGTTTAAAAAACGTCTTGATTTGATGTACGAAGGCCGTTATACCTACGAAACAAAGGTTGAAAACGAAACTTATATTTGCCAATTGAAATTGACTCTCAAATAG
- a CDS encoding HAD hydrolase-like protein, translated as MDILNSDGFVVEAGLKEPKAVCFEDLLNKYDAFCFDGYGTLYNRGDFVYPGAREMFATLRKAGKQLRLITNAASDVDQVLARDAGKRGFDFSEEETVSSGSLLKDLVAGLRTGDSQKVPALKLREVYYIGRETGKNVLAGCGITAVAPDAYPEEPIVAISSAKDTPETYARAVEILRRPGAILLVLNSDAWAPKIDGSREPVSGALSERLRLDSKCDANNGEGCATYYLGKPFPAIWKKVRESLPASLFGGREPRVLMVGDTLGTDVLGARVAGFDCALIVGRNQPAAELAEDESFLGIRPDWYLVP; from the coding sequence TTGGATATCCTGAATAGCGATGGTTTTGTTGTCGAAGCAGGCTTGAAGGAGCCCAAAGCAGTTTGCTTCGAAGATTTGCTGAACAAGTATGATGCCTTCTGCTTTGATGGATATGGAACGCTGTATAATCGCGGGGACTTTGTTTATCCAGGGGCCCGCGAGATGTTTGCAACTCTGCGAAAGGCTGGCAAACAGTTGCGCCTGATAACCAACGCAGCATCGGATGTAGATCAAGTGCTTGCACGTGATGCAGGAAAACGCGGCTTTGATTTTTCTGAAGAAGAAACTGTTTCTTCGGGAAGTTTGCTGAAGGATCTTGTCGCAGGTCTTCGCACCGGTGATTCTCAGAAAGTTCCTGCCCTCAAGCTTCGTGAAGTTTATTACATCGGTCGCGAAACCGGTAAGAACGTTCTCGCCGGCTGTGGCATTACGGCTGTGGCGCCTGACGCTTATCCCGAAGAGCCTATAGTGGCTATTTCTTCTGCCAAGGATACTCCTGAAACATACGCTCGCGCGGTGGAAATTTTGCGTCGTCCGGGAGCAATTCTTCTGGTGCTGAATTCCGATGCCTGGGCCCCAAAAATTGACGGAAGCCGTGAACCTGTTTCGGGCGCGCTGAGTGAACGTCTTCGCCTCGATTCCAAGTGCGATGCGAATAATGGGGAAGGTTGCGCTACCTATTATTTGGGAAAACCGTTTCCTGCGATTTGGAAGAAGGTTCGCGAATCTCTGCCTGCGTCGCTGTTTGGTGGGCGTGAGCCCCGCGTCTTGATGGTTGGCGACACCTTGGGCACGGATGTCCTTGGTGCGCGAGTGGCTGGCTTTGATTGCGCGTTGATTGTAGGCCGTAACCAGCCTGCTGCTGAATTGGCAGAGGATGAATCCTTTTTAGGGATTCGACCGGATTGGTACTTGGTGCCGTAA
- a CDS encoding DUF721 domain-containing protein, which produces MADFENKKRSKGVSNGPTDISILLKMVLDKNKIDQDMTFTTIKNGFEQVVGNLILPHVEPIKIEKNILVLKAANSAWRQELFLQKKAIIDKCNSLHGKPVVRDIRFI; this is translated from the coding sequence ATGGCGGACTTTGAAAATAAAAAGCGCAGCAAGGGCGTTAGCAACGGTCCGACGGACATAAGCATTCTTCTGAAAATGGTCCTGGACAAGAATAAAATTGACCAGGACATGACATTTACCACTATAAAAAACGGCTTTGAACAGGTGGTGGGAAACCTGATTTTACCCCATGTGGAACCCATCAAAATCGAGAAGAATATTTTGGTGCTAAAGGCAGCCAATTCCGCATGGCGTCAGGAATTATTCCTGCAAAAAAAAGCTATTATTGACAAGTGTAATTCTTTGCATGGAAAGCCCGTCGTACGCGACATTCGCTTTATCTAA
- the gyrB gene encoding DNA topoisomerase (ATP-hydrolyzing) subunit B, whose amino-acid sequence MAEEIEEVKKESEDYSGSSITVLEGLEAVRVRPAMYIGSTDIRGLHHLVWEVVDNSVDEALAGFCTHIEIAILPGNGIRVTDNGRGIPTDIHPKEKVGTIEVVMTKLHAGGKFDSNSYKVSAGLHGVGVSCVNALSKKHIVTVRRGGKIVTQEFSKGVPCGPQRDIGTCDINDTGTTIEFYPDDTIFSETVYVYDTLATRFRELAFLMSGLRLTLTDERTEEKPSETFCYPGGVSEFVRYVDEHRTPLFNDPIHLVLPDGQYPLEVAMWYNDGYQENFFSFVNNVNTYDGGTHVTGFKTALTRVISKFAQDMPKGKKDIQITADDIREGLTAVIAIKVSQPQFEGQTKRKLGNSEIASYVASAFGAKLDEYFQENPSAVKVILDKVYFAAQAREAAHKARSLARRKNVLESGGLPGKLADCSSRDPKECEMFIVEGDSAGGSAKQGRKREFQAILPLRGKILNVEKASLHRVLDTEEIQNLVNAIGCGLGTECKMDKLRYHKIVIMTDADVDGSHIQTLLLTFFFRYMRPLIDEGHVFIAMPPLYKLKVGLKEQYLFDEKEKDEAMAKLEDKKNVTITRFKGLGEMSAEQLFETTMDPEKRFLKQCYVEDAVLADQIFSMLMGEDVEPRRKFIENNAYKVLDELDV is encoded by the coding sequence ATGGCTGAAGAAATTGAAGAAGTGAAGAAGGAATCCGAAGATTATAGCGGTTCCAGCATTACCGTTTTGGAAGGTCTGGAAGCAGTCCGCGTCCGTCCGGCAATGTACATCGGCTCTACCGACATCCGCGGTTTACACCACCTGGTATGGGAAGTGGTGGACAACTCCGTGGACGAAGCCTTGGCTGGATTCTGCACTCATATCGAAATTGCGATTCTTCCGGGAAACGGCATTCGCGTTACCGATAACGGTCGTGGCATTCCCACGGATATCCATCCTAAGGAAAAGGTTGGTACAATCGAAGTTGTGATGACCAAGCTTCACGCAGGTGGCAAGTTCGACAGCAATTCCTACAAGGTGTCCGCAGGCCTTCATGGTGTGGGCGTCAGCTGCGTTAACGCCCTTTCCAAGAAACACATTGTAACCGTCCGTCGCGGTGGCAAGATTGTCACCCAGGAATTCAGCAAGGGCGTTCCCTGCGGTCCCCAGAGAGATATCGGAACCTGCGATATCAACGACACTGGTACCACCATCGAATTCTATCCCGACGATACCATCTTTAGCGAAACCGTCTACGTTTACGACACTCTGGCAACCCGCTTCCGTGAACTGGCCTTCTTGATGAGCGGTCTTCGCCTGACCCTCACCGACGAACGTACCGAAGAAAAACCGTCTGAAACATTCTGCTATCCGGGTGGCGTTTCCGAGTTCGTACGATATGTAGACGAACACCGCACCCCGTTGTTCAACGATCCCATCCACCTGGTGCTCCCCGATGGTCAGTACCCGCTGGAAGTGGCCATGTGGTATAACGACGGCTATCAGGAAAACTTCTTCAGTTTCGTTAACAACGTGAACACCTACGACGGTGGTACCCACGTGACCGGCTTCAAGACCGCACTGACCCGCGTTATCAGCAAGTTCGCTCAGGACATGCCCAAGGGCAAGAAGGACATCCAGATTACCGCTGACGATATCCGTGAAGGTCTTACCGCTGTTATCGCCATCAAGGTTTCTCAGCCCCAGTTCGAAGGCCAGACCAAGCGTAAGCTGGGCAACTCCGAAATTGCAAGCTACGTGGCTTCCGCATTCGGCGCAAAGCTGGACGAATACTTCCAGGAAAATCCGTCTGCAGTCAAGGTCATTCTCGACAAGGTTTATTTTGCAGCACAGGCTCGCGAAGCTGCACACAAGGCTCGCTCCCTCGCCCGCCGTAAGAACGTTCTTGAAAGCGGTGGCCTTCCGGGCAAGCTGGCAGACTGCTCCAGCCGCGATCCGAAGGAATGCGAAATGTTCATCGTGGAAGGTGATTCCGCTGGCGGTTCTGCAAAGCAGGGACGCAAGCGTGAATTCCAGGCAATCCTCCCCCTCCGCGGTAAGATTCTTAACGTTGAAAAGGCAAGCCTCCACCGCGTGCTGGACACCGAAGAAATCCAGAACCTGGTAAACGCTATCGGCTGCGGACTTGGAACCGAATGCAAGATGGACAAGCTCCGTTACCACAAGATCGTCATCATGACCGATGCCGATGTGGACGGATCCCATATCCAGACTCTTTTGCTCACCTTCTTCTTCCGCTATATGCGTCCCCTCATCGACGAAGGACACGTGTTCATCGCCATGCCTCCTCTGTACAAGCTGAAGGTCGGCCTCAAGGAACAGTACCTCTTCGACGAAAAGGAAAAGGACGAGGCAATGGCCAAGCTGGAAGACAAGAAGAACGTCACCATCACCCGATTCAAAGGTCTTGGTGAAATGTCTGCCGAACAGCTTTTCGAAACCACCATGGATCCGGAAAAGCGATTCCTCAAGCAGTGCTATGTGGAAGACGCTGTTCTTGCAGACCAGATCTTCAGCATGCTCATGGGCGAAGACGTGGAACCTCGCCGTAAGTTCATCGAAAACAACGCCTACAAGGTTCTTGACGAACTGGACGTTTAA
- a CDS encoding aspartoacylase: MSLINNIVVAGGTHGNERTGVRLVQKWMDNPECYSNLCKSAKIDLVLSNPEAMRLNRRYRDHDLNRAFSQTCLDVGVVPQQYEFRRAKELNSLYGPKGPNTKTDLLLDVHNTGSNMGYCLILSARDPFCMRASAVLTQEFKNAWIYYQPEERSASPYFGTVAKADICIEIGPQHHGTLNPVIFEESERLVKRYLELVEEWNAGELQKRPPIQVEVYTQHRDLGYPKPQGGGPIQAMIHPDIFGRDYCELKEGDGLFRTFDGKDILFKREPGDPESVYPIFINEPAYYEKDIAMSLTVKTVEEW, from the coding sequence ATGAGTCTTATCAATAACATTGTCGTTGCCGGAGGCACTCACGGAAACGAACGTACTGGTGTCCGTCTTGTTCAGAAATGGATGGATAATCCGGAATGTTATAGCAATTTGTGCAAGAGCGCTAAAATTGACTTGGTCTTGTCGAATCCTGAGGCAATGCGGTTGAATCGACGTTATAGAGATCACGATTTGAACCGAGCCTTTTCTCAGACTTGCCTAGACGTCGGTGTTGTTCCTCAGCAGTACGAATTCCGCCGAGCCAAGGAACTGAACTCGCTATATGGTCCAAAGGGCCCTAATACAAAAACAGACTTGCTGCTGGATGTTCATAATACCGGCTCCAATATGGGTTACTGCCTGATTCTTTCGGCCAGGGATCCTTTCTGCATGAGGGCTTCTGCCGTATTGACTCAAGAATTCAAGAACGCCTGGATTTACTACCAGCCGGAAGAACGTTCCGCTTCGCCTTATTTTGGAACAGTGGCTAAAGCTGATATCTGTATTGAAATCGGTCCCCAGCATCACGGAACCTTGAATCCGGTTATTTTTGAGGAATCGGAGCGATTGGTAAAACGCTATCTGGAGCTTGTAGAGGAATGGAATGCCGGCGAGCTGCAGAAACGCCCGCCTATCCAGGTGGAAGTTTATACCCAGCATCGTGACCTTGGGTATCCTAAGCCTCAAGGCGGCGGCCCGATTCAGGCCATGATCCATCCCGATATCTTTGGAAGAGACTATTGTGAATTGAAGGAAGGGGACGGCCTGTTCCGAACCTTTGATGGAAAAGATATTTTGTTTAAACGAGAACCTGGTGACCCGGAATCCGTGTACCCGATTTTTATCAACGAACCGGCTTACTACGAAAAAGACATCGCCATGAGTCTTACCGTAAAGACTGTTGAGGAATGGTAG
- a CDS encoding S41 family peptidase — translation MSALCVANAAADKQTPPGDFYDEVSRLNKVLSEVNRKYVEDVNPTELTDAALNGIRNILDPHTTVFSPKDYESLKVSMEGKFGGVGITISLRDNVLTVISPLSGTPAFRLGIRAGDKIRKIDGKDTKGLSLDDAVNKLRGKIGTDVTVSIQREGVPDLMDFTITRAEIVVHAVPYYGMVSKDIGYIKLATFSDKTLSDVENAIKSLQKQGMKKIILDMRYNPGGLLNQAIEISELFLKQGNIIVSTRGRTQKTESRARKDGVVKQDIPMVVLVNQGSASAAEIVSGALQDWDRALIIGKTSFGKGSVQTIFPLDNQGNALKLTTAFYYLPFGRCINKPENGIKGLKLQEEEEAEDSENAKADSVKQDTVVRDTFYTNNGRMVFGGGGITPDVDVELSPMPWVVQVQERMAMYFKFAVKVRPDLEKNGVKVDPSWEVPDSLFTQFKDFCMKDTNFMKIKSNALVGVDQLEKSIIHEQNYMGDSSKTVSDSVLAARIAEMRGALENNRNAQFESNKDYIKDGIKRELLTAFINDSVSTAFTLKRDEQLNEAIKYLSDMNLYNKAIAPANKQPAKPAEKKAEVKESKKKK, via the coding sequence ATGTCTGCACTCTGTGTTGCCAACGCAGCAGCCGACAAGCAGACTCCTCCTGGCGACTTCTACGACGAAGTCTCCCGCTTGAACAAGGTTCTTTCCGAAGTCAACCGTAAGTACGTCGAAGACGTGAATCCTACGGAACTGACGGACGCCGCCCTGAACGGCATCCGCAATATCCTTGACCCCCACACCACCGTGTTTAGCCCCAAGGATTACGAAAGCCTTAAGGTTTCCATGGAAGGTAAGTTTGGCGGCGTCGGCATTACCATTAGCCTTCGCGACAACGTTCTGACCGTAATTTCCCCGCTTTCCGGCACTCCGGCATTCCGCCTGGGCATTCGTGCAGGCGATAAGATCCGTAAGATTGACGGCAAGGACACCAAGGGCCTTTCCCTCGATGACGCAGTGAACAAGCTCCGCGGCAAGATCGGCACCGACGTGACCGTATCTATCCAGCGCGAAGGCGTTCCCGACCTGATGGACTTTACCATTACCCGTGCAGAAATCGTGGTTCACGCGGTTCCCTACTACGGCATGGTTTCCAAGGACATTGGCTACATCAAGCTCGCCACCTTTAGCGACAAGACCTTGAGCGACGTGGAAAACGCCATCAAGAGCCTGCAGAAGCAGGGCATGAAGAAGATTATCCTGGACATGCGCTACAATCCGGGTGGCCTTCTGAACCAGGCTATTGAAATCAGCGAACTGTTCCTGAAGCAGGGCAATATCATTGTAAGCACCCGCGGCCGCACCCAGAAGACTGAAAGTCGCGCCCGCAAGGACGGCGTAGTCAAGCAGGACATTCCCATGGTAGTCCTGGTGAACCAGGGTTCCGCAAGTGCTGCAGAAATTGTTTCCGGCGCACTGCAGGACTGGGACCGCGCCCTCATTATCGGCAAGACCTCCTTCGGTAAGGGTTCCGTACAGACAATCTTCCCGCTGGACAACCAGGGTAACGCCCTCAAGCTCACCACAGCCTTCTACTACCTGCCCTTCGGCCGCTGCATCAACAAGCCCGAAAACGGCATCAAGGGGCTTAAGCTCCAAGAAGAAGAGGAAGCTGAGGATTCCGAAAACGCAAAGGCTGATTCCGTCAAGCAGGATACCGTGGTCCGCGATACCTTCTACACCAACAACGGCCGTATGGTCTTTGGCGGTGGTGGCATCACCCCCGACGTTGACGTAGAACTCTCCCCCATGCCTTGGGTTGTTCAGGTCCAGGAACGCATGGCCATGTACTTCAAGTTTGCAGTCAAGGTCCGCCCGGATCTTGAAAAGAACGGTGTCAAGGTCGACCCCAGCTGGGAAGTCCCCGACTCCCTGTTCACCCAGTTCAAGGACTTCTGCATGAAGGACACCAACTTCATGAAGATCAAGAGCAATGCTTTGGTTGGCGTGGATCAGCTCGAGAAGAGCATCATCCACGAACAGAACTACATGGGCGACTCCTCCAAGACCGTCAGCGATTCCGTTCTCGCCGCACGCATTGCCGAAATGCGCGGGGCATTGGAAAACAACAGGAACGCCCAGTTCGAAAGCAATAAGGATTACATCAAGGACGGTATCAAGCGCGAACTTCTTACCGCCTTCATCAATGATTCCGTAAGTACCGCTTTCACCTTGAAGCGCGACGAACAGCTAAACGAAGCAATCAAGTACCTTAGTGACATGAACCTTTACAACAAGGCCATTGCTCCTGCCAACAAGCAGCCCGCAAAGCCTGCCGAAAAGAAGGCTGAAGTAAAGGAATCTAAAAAGAAAAAGTAA
- a CDS encoding RNA polymerase sigma factor RpoD/SigA — protein MNKNNNTRAERDVYFQYLNDISKYPLLTKEQEKVLLNKVREGNRAAMDMLVNSNLRFVVNIANMYKGQGLEINELVNEGNMGLIEAARRFDPNQKIKFISYAVWWVRQNITRAIAERGRMVRISAEKELVLRRFSKDGGKLRQVIGGGLTVDPSSLEGLTKYKAHDIEKILMMGSKSTSLDTPVGEDGDMTLGETIAAENRTESLAESNNRKDVYNKVMKDNLSQQEQMIVELYYGFKMDSDLNLKEIAPMVGLSKERVRQLKENALAKLRNDQVERLLTDAA, from the coding sequence ATGAACAAAAATAACAACACTCGTGCAGAAAGAGACGTATACTTTCAGTACCTGAACGACATTTCTAAGTATCCGCTTCTTACCAAGGAACAAGAAAAGGTTCTCCTGAACAAGGTTCGCGAGGGCAACCGCGCCGCCATGGACATGTTGGTCAATTCCAACCTCCGCTTTGTGGTGAACATCGCAAACATGTACAAGGGACAGGGTCTCGAAATCAACGAATTGGTAAACGAAGGCAATATGGGCCTCATTGAAGCAGCTCGTCGTTTCGACCCGAACCAGAAAATCAAGTTTATCAGCTATGCCGTTTGGTGGGTTCGCCAGAACATCACCCGTGCCATTGCAGAACGCGGCCGTATGGTTCGTATCAGCGCAGAAAAGGAACTGGTACTTCGCCGCTTCAGCAAAGACGGCGGCAAGCTCCGTCAGGTTATTGGCGGCGGACTGACCGTTGACCCTTCCAGTCTCGAAGGCCTTACCAAGTACAAGGCTCACGATATCGAAAAGATTCTGATGATGGGCAGCAAGTCCACCTCCCTGGACACCCCGGTTGGTGAAGATGGCGACATGACTCTGGGCGAAACCATCGCAGCAGAAAACCGCACTGAAAGCCTCGCCGAAAGCAACAACCGCAAGGACGTTTACAACAAAGTAATGAAAGACAACCTTTCCCAACAGGAACAGATGATTGTCGAACTTTACTACGGCTTTAAGATGGATTCCGACCTTAACCTTAAGGAAATCGCCCCCATGGTAGGACTTTCCAAGGAACGCGTCCGTCAGCTTAAGGAAAACGCCCTGGCAAAGCTCAGAAACGACCAGGTTGAACGTCTTCTGACTGATGCCGCCTAG
- a CDS encoding ABC transporter permease yields MNNIAESLGRFIRKFLHTVVNYVLFVWELFKSIPGAFKNLHTTVEQMQHVGVTSIPVVVAASLATGAIMSWQLAYQFADMIPLMFVGMAVGKSVMVELCPILTAMVLAGRIGASMCSELGTMAVTEQLDAYKVLGLSPYKFLLAPRLIATVIMLPTLTVISIFIGILGGYAVAHLYKDVSFSVFFYGVRMFYENWDLAVGLIKAFVYGYFIASYACFFGFTTTSGAEGVGKSTKATVVAGMTSILIGGFVLSKLLLL; encoded by the coding sequence ATGAACAACATTGCAGAGAGTCTGGGTAGATTTATCCGGAAGTTCCTGCATACTGTCGTCAATTACGTTTTGTTCGTGTGGGAACTATTCAAGAGCATTCCCGGTGCCTTCAAGAACCTGCACACAACCGTAGAACAGATGCAACATGTAGGCGTCACCAGTATTCCCGTGGTGGTGGCAGCCTCCCTTGCAACAGGCGCCATTATGTCCTGGCAGCTGGCATATCAGTTTGCCGACATGATTCCTCTGATGTTCGTGGGCATGGCCGTGGGCAAGTCAGTGATGGTTGAGTTGTGCCCCATCCTTACCGCAATGGTTCTGGCCGGACGTATCGGCGCCTCCATGTGTTCTGAACTAGGCACCATGGCTGTTACAGAGCAGCTGGACGCCTACAAGGTACTGGGTCTTAGCCCCTACAAGTTCCTGCTGGCCCCCCGTCTGATTGCAACCGTAATCATGCTGCCCACCCTTACTGTCATCAGTATTTTCATCGGCATTCTCGGTGGCTATGCCGTAGCCCATCTCTATAAGGACGTATCCTTCTCCGTATTCTTCTACGGTGTACGCATGTTCTATGAGAACTGGGACCTCGCTGTGGGCTTGATCAAGGCCTTTGTATACGGCTACTTCATCGCTAGCTATGCCTGCTTCTTTGGTTTTACTACCACCAGTGGCGCCGAAGGCGTGGGCAAGTCCACCAAGGCTACCGTTGTGGCTGGCATGACAAGCATCTTGATCGGCGGATTCGTTCTTTCCAAGTTGCTGCTCCTCTAA
- a CDS encoding polyprenyl synthetase family protein: MIPSKADFQTVLGQARELVQDNLQLTEEVILNVAKNAPAGIAERLESLFQRKGKRIRSTLLCLIAQSGNSKPDADRVAHACAGVELLHLASLVHDDIIDGTDIRRGQKTAHKEWGTQIAVLIGDYVLSQAMRCVINEESRDIPVALSNAADELISGEILELDHSGDMSLSFEMYDKIIDGKTAALINAAARIGGILAGFDKNVAEQCAQMGSHFGIAFQIVDDLLDYGFGSKNLDKAKFTDLSNGLITLPLLYYFDGCTADERSEMEDLIKHAAEADVPEKILARLNAKDVFKKAKACAQDHLEKALEIAQELPNSNFTDEIIAMISSMSDRGN; encoded by the coding sequence ATGATTCCTAGCAAGGCTGATTTTCAAACCGTCCTAGGACAAGCTAGAGAACTTGTCCAGGACAACCTGCAACTTACCGAAGAGGTAATCCTCAACGTTGCAAAGAACGCTCCTGCAGGTATTGCAGAGCGCCTGGAGTCCTTATTCCAGCGCAAGGGAAAGCGTATTCGTTCAACCCTTCTTTGCCTTATCGCACAAAGCGGAAACTCAAAGCCCGACGCCGACCGCGTAGCACACGCCTGCGCCGGCGTTGAACTGTTGCACCTGGCCAGCCTTGTTCATGACGACATCATTGACGGCACAGACATTAGACGTGGCCAGAAAACCGCCCATAAAGAATGGGGAACACAGATTGCAGTTCTTATTGGAGACTACGTTCTTTCTCAGGCAATGCGTTGTGTAATCAACGAAGAATCCAGAGATATTCCGGTAGCCCTGTCCAACGCCGCAGACGAGTTGATCAGCGGAGAAATCCTCGAACTGGACCACTCCGGCGACATGAGCCTTTCCTTCGAAATGTACGACAAGATCATCGATGGAAAGACCGCAGCCCTCATCAATGCGGCAGCGCGCATTGGCGGTATCCTCGCGGGCTTTGACAAGAACGTCGCGGAACAGTGCGCCCAGATGGGAAGCCACTTCGGCATCGCCTTCCAAATTGTAGACGACCTGCTGGACTATGGTTTTGGCAGCAAGAATCTCGACAAGGCAAAGTTTACGGATCTATCCAACGGGCTGATTACATTGCCGCTGCTGTACTACTTTGATGGATGCACTGCGGACGAACGCTCCGAAATGGAAGATTTGATCAAGCACGCAGCCGAAGCAGACGTTCCCGAAAAGATCCTAGCAAGGCTAAATGCAAAGGATGTTTTTAAGAAGGCAAAGGCCTGCGCCCAAGACCACCTGGAAAAGGCTCTTGAAATAGCTCAGGAACTTCCGAACAGCAATTTCACAGACGAAATCATCGCCATGATCAGTTCCATGAGCGATCGTGGGAACTAA